CACCTACCTCCCCTAAGCTCCCCAAAAGATGGCAGTAGGGGGGAAGGACAAACTTCACCTGGCACGGGGTCTTTAGAGCCTGACCCCGAGTGAGATGCGACCCCACTGTGTGGAGTCCCCTGTGAGAGAAGGACTGGAATTCCAAAGCCCCCTGGCCTGGCTGGTggctcctcttccctcctgccctgacATCTTGTGGCCTCTTTCTCTCGGCAGGTCTTTCCCCAGCAACTACTGGGACAAGTTCGTCAAGCGGAAGGTGAGAGAATGTGAATGGGGCAGTAGATGGGCCTCCTGGGCTGGGTCCCTTCCTGCCACCTGGCCATCTAAGCCCCATCAGGCACTCGctgtgtgtgtgaccttgggcgagggGATTTGCTGAGGGAGCacctcagtttgcccatctggAAATAGGCATGAGAACACCCCTCTCTGGAAAGCGACGATGTGCATAACAAGCATgacgcagtgcctggcacagagtaagtactcaataaatactaatttTAGGGGAGGAAGTAAAGCATTGTGTTTTAAGCACATTGACTCGGGAGCTGGACTGTCTTGTTTGTCTCCTCCTAGCTGTGTGAGCCTTTCGGTGTCTCAGTTTCCCTCACGTTCAAAGTGAGGTAATAAGAGGGCCGCCCccacagggttgttgtaaagTTTATATGACCTACTAGGTGCACAGTATCTGGCCCATAGGAAAACATCAGGGCTGCGGtatgctcagtggcagagcacatgcccaccatgcatgaggtcctgggtccaatccccagtacctgcacctaaaaaaaaaaagatacatgtttgCTGATACGTTCATTCACTCAGCAGatgtttgctgagcacctactacgtgccaagAACAATTTTGGAGGGCGTGGAGTCCAAGCAGTAGGTACGTTTCAAGCAGTAAACACATTTTGATGCTCGAGTTGGACAGACAGATGAGGAACACGTTTATGGTGTTCAGGCGGTGATAAGTGTGCTGCAGAAGGAAAACATAGTCCAGTAAGAGGGTTGGGGGGTGCGTGGGTGCTGGCCCAGAGAGGTTGCTCTTTCTTGTGCAGGGTGGTAAGGGAGTGAGCCAGGGGGAAATCTGGGGGAAGACCGCCCTGGGCagggggaacagccagtgcaaaggtcctgggggaGGAACGTGCCTGGCGTATTTGAGGAGCCGTGAGgggggccagtgtggctggagcagagtgagtaagggggtgagggggaggagaTAAGTCCATAGATGACAGGCGGCCCAGTTGTATAGGATTCTTTGCCCACCTGCCTAATAATAATGTTATCCCAAATAATTTGGCTAATGAATTAACTGGACCTTTATCACGTTTGGACCCTCCCCCTGAGGATCTGAAAAAAGCTCTGGCCCTTCTTCCCAGAAAAATGCATTCCCAATTTTTCACACAAAATTCAGAGTGTTCCCAGATGCCTCTGCAACCCAGGCCATGACTCGCCCCACTCCAGTGCTGTCTGCTTGCCCTCTGCTCTCCTGCGCAGGTCCTGGACAAGCACAGGGACATCTGTGGGCGGGAGTGGATCGCCGAGCTGCTGGGCATGGATCTGTCCACGCTGGAGATCACAGCGCACAGTGAACGCAAGCCTGAGCCACCGCCGGGGCTGCTTATCTGGTGAGCCAGGGGTGATCCTGCCCAGGccaggggcaggcaggggaggtGGCCAGGGTCTGACCCTCCGGCATCTGGccatccctcttccctccacctgACAGGCTCATGTCCATCGGCGTCAAGTACCAGATCTGGAAGTTCGGGGTCATCTTCACCGACAATGTGAGGAGGGACTTGTAGGTGGGGGAGGGACCTGCAGGAGAAGGGCCCTGGGAGGGTTGGGGGCTCCAGCACCAGGGAGCCCTGACCAGGGACTGAGTCCTGAGCCTCTGTGCACCTCTGTTCCTCGGGCACCCTCTGAACACCCGCCCAAGGCTCCTTGTCCCCTAGAATGCTCTTGGATTTCCAGACTACGTCCTGCAGAGGGCTCCTCAACCCCACCCAGGATGGCTTCTCACCCAGAGTGCTCCATTGTTCTAGAGTGTTCCTGATCCCTCAAGTAATCCCAAGCCAGCGATGGCACCCTGACCCCCCAGAGCGCACCTGACCCTCTTGAATGTTCCGGGGGCTCCCCGAGCTCTCCTTGACCCTCAGGAATGCTCTCTGACCCTGACTCTGTGTGCCCACAGTCTTTCCTGAACCTGGGCTGGTACATGGTGATGTCCCTCCTGGGGCACTACAACAACTTCTTTTTCGCTGCTCACCTCCTGGACATTGCCATGGGGGGTCAAGACACTGCGCACCATCCTCTCCTCCGTCACCCACGATGGGAAACAGGTGTGGAGAGGAACTGCCTGAGGGATGTGAGCCGGGCAGGGCCAAGCATGGCAGTCTGAGCAAGGGTGGAGGGGTGAGGGCTGGGCGGCCAGGGTGAGGAGGGGCCAGGCGAGTAGGCTGAGCCAGGGTGGGTGTGGGTCGTGAGGCCCCAGCAGGGAGAGCCACCTGGGTAGCAGCAGGGTCAGGAGCCCGAAGGCTGGGCAAGGTGGAGGGGCCGGCTGAACATGGCGCTGACCCGCCCATTGCCTGCCCCCAGCTGGTGATGACCGTGGGCCTCCTGGCGGTGGTGCTCTACCTGTACACCGTGGTGGCCTTCAACTTCTTCCGCAAGCTCTACAGCAAGAGCGAGGACGAGGACGAGCCTGACATGAAGTGTGACGACATGATGACGGTGAGCCCTTCCCCCCAACGCTCTTGGGCAACTTCCGACCACCCCTGACCCTCAGGTTTCCCATCTGCCAAGGGGCTTAGGAACAGTGCCTACCTTGTAGGCTTATCGTGAGGGTTCAGTGAGCTGATACTTGTGAGGTACTTCGAACAGTGCTCAATAAACGTTAGCCACTGTTGTCGTATTATttgagcttttaaagctgttattATTGGAAAGGTGCTCAGGCACAGTGCCTGACTTACAAGCTACATGTTTTGGGGTTGGCTACTCAGCTTCCCTATGCTCTGgtgtcctcacctgtgaaatgagtgTATAATAACAGTGCCTACATCCTAGGGTGGCTTTTAGGACGTAGTGATGCTCCCTGATCATCTAAGAATAAATAGTTGTAGAACACTGCCTGGTAGGGATCAAGGATTCCATAGAGGTGAGCTATTGTCATCATTATCTGTAATTAAAAGTTTCACCCAAAGAATGCCATgcaggtttcatttttttctcttctagtctACTAGAGATGATCATAACCAAATTGAGTTTCTCCTACTAGAGGCATGGGCCACATTTAAATGAATTGTCCCAGGGCTTTATCTCAGAAGATGGCCTGTAATCAGGCACCGTGCTCCTGGGACCTATCCAGCTCCTCAGTCTGACGTTTGAGCCCCACCACCCAGACCTGGCCTTGCCACTCAGCCTTGTTCCCTCCAGTCACTGGTCTTAGCCCTTACCTAAGACAACTAGGTTCTCCCACTTCCCAGGGACACAAAAAGGACAGTGTAAAATCTTTCCCACATGCCAGGCAGACCAtgttcctctctcttctcagaaCTTCCTCTTGGTTCCCCAGTGCCTTCAGCATGGCTTATGAATAGCCAGGGAATAGCTAGCCTGGCCTGAGTCTAACCACAGTCCTTCTTGCTTTTTGCTCTCTGGCTGCCTGGTGCCCCTCAGTTCCCCTAAGATCATGTATTTCCTCCCAACCCAAGCCCTTTGCATCTGACGGtctctctgccccacctccacctcagACCCTGAGTACAAATACCCCTTCCCTTGATGCCTCACCTTTCAACTTAAGTGCTGCCTCCTacaggaagccctccttgaccATCAGCTGGACCTCATTCCTCTTGCTGTTCTTGCTCACGGGAGCTCTACTTTCCAGCTTCACTGACCCTCTTTCACTTCCTCACAGGAACGAGATGTCTTCTTTCCTCCCCAGTGGTGACGTTGCATGTGTGGTTTtccctgcctggaacactctctTCCACCTAACATTTCTTTCAAGTTCCAGTTCACACATGTCCCTGCTTCTAGGAAGCCTTGCCTGATCACCCAGGCTTTGTGAGGCTTTCAGAGCTTCAGCGCTTCCTGTACTCCCCCCATCTCGCCCCCGATTACACTGTGCTTTCCCTgtcccagccctcagccctctgCCTGAGCTGTCCCTGTCACAACCCTGATCATTTCTGGGCTGTCACTGTCTGATGCCATGTGAGGGCGGAGCCCAGGGCTGTCTCAGCCATTACTGTGAGTCTCCTGCCCCACTAGCCCAGGGTCCTGTAGGTACTTTGTGAATACCGAATGATTGAATGCATGACTAATATGCTTCTCACCTTGCCCCCACAGTGTTACCTGTTTCACATGTACGTGGGTGTCCGAGCTGGTGGGGGCATTGGGGACGAGATTGAGGACCCAGCAGGTGATGAATATGAGCTGTACCGGGTGGTCTTCGACATcaccttcttcttctttgtcATCGTCATCCTGCTGGCCATCATCCAGGGTCAGTGCTGGTCGGGGTTGTGGGAGTGGGGATGCCCAGAGGCAGACTAGCTCCTCTGAGAGTGCAGGCCCGGGATCTGTTTGACCTGGCTCTGTTTCTCCCTACTgtgagactttgggcaagttacctctctgaacctcagtttctccatctgtaaaatggggatattaattATACTAGTCTTATAGGGTCGTTGTGAGAAATAAGTCAATTCATAGGTAGTAAGGGTCTCAtgctaagtgctcaataaatgctaggtATTACTTTCAAGCAGCAGGGTGAGATTAGGGAGATGAGAGATTAGGGAATGGGAGGCAAGGCTCAGAAGGGGGTAGCCAGAAGAAGAAGCAGTCTGAATTTGGTCAGAGATTAGGCACTGACTtgcaccctgcctccccaggTCTGATCACTGACGCTCTTGGTGAGCTCCGAGACCAACAACAGCAAGTGAGGGACAATATGGAGGTAGGCCATATCAGGGGGCGATCCAGAGGGATTACAGGACCCTGGGGGGGTCAAATGGGCCTCGACTCTGATGCTTCCTGCCACCCACAGACCAAGTGCTTCATCTGCGGCATCAGCATCGGCAGCGATGACTTTGATACGACACTGCATGGTTTCGAGACCCACATGCTAGAGGAGCACAACCTGGAAAATTACATGTGAGTGTGGGCC
This genomic window from Camelus bactrianus isolate YW-2024 breed Bactrian camel chromosome 20, ASM4877302v1, whole genome shotgun sequence contains:
- the LOC141574150 gene encoding LOW QUALITY PROTEIN: ryanodine receptor 1-like (The sequence of the model RefSeq protein was modified relative to this genomic sequence to represent the inferred CDS: deleted 1 base in 1 codon) is translated as MATAFEFTVASNATCVHAVRDPSPSLAARAHTAGTRTGYARPGKTSAPPPGQRASRGRLRTWLDQAFSHAVDSARESASAGSAAAESAAAGSAAAGSAASPRVWEATESWRCLSRYNPENLATLERYVETQAKENAYDLEANLAVLKLSFPSNYWDKFVKRKVLDKHRDICGREWIAELLGMDLSTLEITAHSERKPEPPPGLLIWLMSIGVKYQIWKFGVIFTDNSFLNLGWYMVMSLLGHYNNFFFAAHLLDIAMGVKTLRTILSSVTHDGKQLVMTVGLLAVVLYLYTVVAFNFFRKLYSKSEDEDEPDMKCDDMMTCYLFHMYVGVRAGGGIGDEIEDPAGDEYELYRVVFDITFFFFVIVILLAIIQGLITDALGELRDQQQQVRDNMETKCFICGISIGSDDFDTTLHGFETHMLEEHNLENYMFFLKCLINKDETEHTGQESYVWKMYQERCWDVSPAGDCFRKQYEDQLS